The Aquila chrysaetos chrysaetos chromosome 16, bAquChr1.4, whole genome shotgun sequence genome has a segment encoding these proteins:
- the SESN2 gene encoding sestrin-2 isoform X2, protein METPHHTQPPGTGREEMGSGGCRRCPYRAARRRLGTTSDGILQEGVESSLRQLLIEAFVSAGRVDNITMVMGLHPQYLSSFWKTQYLLLRMDGPLPYHKRHYIAIMAAARHQCSYLVGLHMEEFLRVGGNPAWLQGLHCAPQKLRNLNEINKLLAHRPWLITKEHIKALLKTGENSWSLAELVQALVLLTHYHSLASFVFGCGINPEEDQDGGHGCWPPSPHSDSSPASDDSMGGSGGKDAMQEVEVLMERMKLLQESQLEEEGVTQEEMATRFELEKTESLLVTPSDIADHSLQSNVLCFVEDPEFSYKDFTRRGEQAPPTFHAQDYTWEDHGYSLINRLYPDVGQLLDEKFQVVYNLTYNTIAMHCGVDTSMLRRAIWNYVHCVFGIRYDDYDYGEVNQLLERSLKVYIKTVACYPEKTTKRMYTQFWRHFKHSEKVHINLLLLEARMQAALLYALRAVTRYMT, encoded by the exons ATGGAGACCCCCCATCACACCCAGCCCCCCGGgactgggagggaggagatgggCAGTGGGGGCTGCCGGCGGTGTCCGTACCGGGCGGCACGGAGGAGGCTGGGCACCACCTCCGACGGG ATCCTGCAGGAAGGTGTGGAGAGCAGCTTACGCCAGCTCCTCATCGAAGCCTTCGTCTCGGCGGGCAGGGTGGACAACATCACCATGGTCATGGGGCTGCACCCCCAGTATCTCAGCAGCTTCTGGAAGACCCAGTACCTCCTGCTGCGCATGGACGGGCCCCTGCCCTACCACAAGCGCCATTACATCGCCATCATG GCAGCAGCCCGGCACCAGTGCTCCTATCTGGTGGGTTTGCACATGGAGGAGTTCCTGCGGGTGGGGGGCAACCCGGCGTGGCTGCAGGGCCTGCACTGTGCCCCCCAAAAACTCAGGAACCTCAACGAGATCAACAAACTGCTGGCGCACCGACCCTGGCTCATCACCAAGGAGCACATCAAG GCTCTGCTGAAAACGGGGGAGAACAGTTGGTCGCTGGCGGAGCTGGTGCAGGCCCTGGTGCTCCTCACCCACTACCACTCGCTCGCCTCCTTCGTCTTCGGCTGCGGCATCAACCCCGAGGAGGACCAGGATGGGGGGCACGGCTGCTGGCCCCCCTCACCCCACAGCGacagcagccctgcctctgATGATAGCATGGGGGGCTCTGGG GGCAAAGATGCCATGCAGGAGGTGGAGGTGCTGATGGAGAGGATgaagctgctgcaggaaagccagctggaggaggagggggtcACGCAGGAGGAGATGGCGACCCGCTTTGAGCTGGAGAAAACGGAGAGTTTGCTGGTCACTCCCTCGG ATATTGCGGATCACTCCCTGCAGTCCAACGTCCTCTGCTTCGTGGAGGACCCCGAGTTCAGCTACAAGGACTTCACGCGGAGGGGTGAGCAGGCACCCCCCACTTTCCATGCCCAG GATTACACCTGGGAGGACCACGGCTACTCGCTGATCAACCGCCTCTACCCCGACGTGGGGCAACTCCTGGACGAGAAATTCCAGGTCGTCTACAACCTGACGTACAACACCATCGCCATGCACTGCGGCGTGGACACGTCCATGCTGCGCAGAGCCATCTGGAACTACGTCCACTGCGTCTTCGGCATCCG cTACGACGACTATGACTACGGCGAGGTGAACCAGCTCCTGGAGCGCAGCTTGAAGGTCTACATCAAGACGGTGGCTTGCTACCCGGAGAAGACGACCAAGCGGATGTATACGCAGTTCTGGAGACACTTCAAGCACTCGGAGAAG GTTCACATCAACCTGCTCTTGCTGGAGGCTCGGATGCAGGCGGCTCTGCTCTACGCCCTGAGAGCCGTCACCCGCTACATGACCTGA
- the SESN2 gene encoding sestrin-2 isoform X1 — protein sequence MLLAGSPCRPAGPEEYRGCGARRGGEDTGVKVSQQLGKGPSAFIPLGEILQEGVESSLRQLLIEAFVSAGRVDNITMVMGLHPQYLSSFWKTQYLLLRMDGPLPYHKRHYIAIMAAARHQCSYLVGLHMEEFLRVGGNPAWLQGLHCAPQKLRNLNEINKLLAHRPWLITKEHIKALLKTGENSWSLAELVQALVLLTHYHSLASFVFGCGINPEEDQDGGHGCWPPSPHSDSSPASDDSMGGSGGKDAMQEVEVLMERMKLLQESQLEEEGVTQEEMATRFELEKTESLLVTPSDIADHSLQSNVLCFVEDPEFSYKDFTRRGEQAPPTFHAQDYTWEDHGYSLINRLYPDVGQLLDEKFQVVYNLTYNTIAMHCGVDTSMLRRAIWNYVHCVFGIRYDDYDYGEVNQLLERSLKVYIKTVACYPEKTTKRMYTQFWRHFKHSEKVHINLLLLEARMQAALLYALRAVTRYMT from the exons ATGCTGCTGGCCGGTTCGCCGTGCCGCCCCGCGGGACCGGAGGAGTaccggggctgcggggcccggcggggcggcgag GACACAGGGGTCAAGGTatcccagcagctggggaagggtccCAGCGCCTTCATCCCCCTGGGAGAG ATCCTGCAGGAAGGTGTGGAGAGCAGCTTACGCCAGCTCCTCATCGAAGCCTTCGTCTCGGCGGGCAGGGTGGACAACATCACCATGGTCATGGGGCTGCACCCCCAGTATCTCAGCAGCTTCTGGAAGACCCAGTACCTCCTGCTGCGCATGGACGGGCCCCTGCCCTACCACAAGCGCCATTACATCGCCATCATG GCAGCAGCCCGGCACCAGTGCTCCTATCTGGTGGGTTTGCACATGGAGGAGTTCCTGCGGGTGGGGGGCAACCCGGCGTGGCTGCAGGGCCTGCACTGTGCCCCCCAAAAACTCAGGAACCTCAACGAGATCAACAAACTGCTGGCGCACCGACCCTGGCTCATCACCAAGGAGCACATCAAG GCTCTGCTGAAAACGGGGGAGAACAGTTGGTCGCTGGCGGAGCTGGTGCAGGCCCTGGTGCTCCTCACCCACTACCACTCGCTCGCCTCCTTCGTCTTCGGCTGCGGCATCAACCCCGAGGAGGACCAGGATGGGGGGCACGGCTGCTGGCCCCCCTCACCCCACAGCGacagcagccctgcctctgATGATAGCATGGGGGGCTCTGGG GGCAAAGATGCCATGCAGGAGGTGGAGGTGCTGATGGAGAGGATgaagctgctgcaggaaagccagctggaggaggagggggtcACGCAGGAGGAGATGGCGACCCGCTTTGAGCTGGAGAAAACGGAGAGTTTGCTGGTCACTCCCTCGG ATATTGCGGATCACTCCCTGCAGTCCAACGTCCTCTGCTTCGTGGAGGACCCCGAGTTCAGCTACAAGGACTTCACGCGGAGGGGTGAGCAGGCACCCCCCACTTTCCATGCCCAG GATTACACCTGGGAGGACCACGGCTACTCGCTGATCAACCGCCTCTACCCCGACGTGGGGCAACTCCTGGACGAGAAATTCCAGGTCGTCTACAACCTGACGTACAACACCATCGCCATGCACTGCGGCGTGGACACGTCCATGCTGCGCAGAGCCATCTGGAACTACGTCCACTGCGTCTTCGGCATCCG cTACGACGACTATGACTACGGCGAGGTGAACCAGCTCCTGGAGCGCAGCTTGAAGGTCTACATCAAGACGGTGGCTTGCTACCCGGAGAAGACGACCAAGCGGATGTATACGCAGTTCTGGAGACACTTCAAGCACTCGGAGAAG GTTCACATCAACCTGCTCTTGCTGGAGGCTCGGATGCAGGCGGCTCTGCTCTACGCCCTGAGAGCCGTCACCCGCTACATGACCTGA